In a genomic window of Scyliorhinus torazame isolate Kashiwa2021f chromosome 5, sScyTor2.1, whole genome shotgun sequence:
- the LOC140422126 gene encoding uncharacterized protein → MIIFYCHKYEVTVKSPSPPHSGACSGKLVRELNPRCWPCSASQTSCLATELNQPFTSLCVVKASTDCLSDLERHKESQNMEKPWKCGDCGKGFSVPSQLEIHRHSHTGERPFTCSQCEKGFAQFSSLKKHQRVHTGERPFTCSQCGKGFTQFSSLTSHQRVHTGERPFTCSRCGQRFTQLSNLQSHQRVHTRERPFPCSQCGKGFTELSSLKKHRRVHTGERPFTCSQCGKGFTQLSSLRRHQRVHTGGRPFICMVCEKGFSDSSTLRTHQRVHTREKPFTCSQCGKGFRDSSHLRIHQRVHTGEKPFTCTQCRKAFTQLSSLKSHQQIHTGERPFPCSQCGKGFTQLSSLKKHQRVHTGEKPITPR, encoded by the coding sequence atgataatcttttattgtcacaagtatgaagttactgtgaaaagcccctcgccgccacattccggcgcctgttcgggtaagctggtacgggaattgaacccgcgctgctggccttgttctgcatcacaaaccagctgtctagccactgagctaaaccagcccttcaccaGTTTGTGTGTGGTCAAGGCTTCAACCGATTGTCTCtctgacctggagagacacaaggagagccaaaacatggagaaaccgtggaaatgtggggattgtgggaagggattcagtgtcccatctcagctggagattcatcgacacagccacactggtgagaggccgttcacctgctctcagtgtgagaagggattcgctcagttctccagcctgaagaaacaccagcgggttcacactggggagaggccgttcacctgctctcagtgtgggaaaggattcactcaattttCCAGTCTgacgtcacaccagcgagttcacactggggagaggccgttcacctgctctcggtgtggacagagattcactcagttatctaacctgcagtcacatcagcgagttcacaccagggagaggccattcccctgctcccagtgtgggaagggattcactgagttatccagcctgaagaaacatcggcgggttcacactggggagaggccgttcacctgctctcaatgtgggaagggattcactcagttatccagcctgcggagacaccagcgagtccacactggagggaggccattcatatgcatggtgtgtgagaagggattcagtgattcatctaccctgcggacacatcagcgagtgcacaccagggagaaaccgttcacctgctcccagtgtgggaagggattcagagattcatcccacctgcggatacaccagcgagttcacactggggagaagccttttaCCTGCACTCAGTGTAGGAAGGCATTCACTCAGTTGTCCAGTCTGAAgtcacaccaacaaattcacactggggagaggccattcccctgctctcagtgtgggaagggattcactcagttatccagcctgaagaaacaccagcgggttcacactggggagaagccgatcACCCCTCGATGA